The Littorina saxatilis isolate snail1 linkage group LG13, US_GU_Lsax_2.0, whole genome shotgun sequence genome contains a region encoding:
- the LOC138945478 gene encoding uncharacterized protein isoform X1, with the protein MAERLCPHPVMTPHVTSVSPLTSSVRTASYCPASPQQHQEVMGEYHFDLRDKRTSFHLTTRRNRGRSSLRHCISGLSELDRSGYTEFVLKKVNGENVRELAHTAIVCTLKKHLLSVESTKLTMTVHGTDECGRKQELKVIIELDYIYEDGSGSIGDKARAVYTIIVRVIDRAITTPDVTDVTYQDCRVIRIRHGALVGHFLKVGSDSRLCMAETESISETDAQFKCYQFFGHDQTDSGGGGGRGAGGGRGGGRSGGGDGDDQWPMLCVLQDLRSKSFVEVNAITSRLVTDPDRNHGLGKDIKQITKPDGRFFILIATDKTASKYCLTPLILRKYYLRFDAVDGLKLEKLKKPPYCNPEIKRAYDFEIVPTDMKCKPVTL; encoded by the exons ATGGCGGAAAGACTTTGTCCTCACCCCGTGATGACGCCACACGTGACGTCAGTTTCACCGCTGACGTCATCAGTTCGGACGGCATCATATTGTCCAGCATCACCACAGCAACATCAGGAGGTGATGGGAGAGTACCACTTTGACCTACGGGACAAGAGGACTTCATTCCACTTGACCACTCGACGAAATAGGGGACGGAGTTCGCTGCGACACTGCATCTCCGGGCTGTCTGAGCTggacag ATCCGGTTACACGGAGTTCGTTCTCAAGAAAGTGAATGGTGAAAACGTCAGAGAGTTGGCCCACACAGCCATCGTCTGTACCTTAAAGAAACATTTGCTCTCCGTTGAATCAACGAAACTTACGATG ACAGTACACGGTACGGACGAATGTGGCAGAAAGCAAGAGCTGAAAGTGATCATCGAGCTGGACTATATCTACGAGGATGGATCGGGTAGCATTGGCGACAAAG CTCGGGCGGTGTACACCATCATCGTGCGTGTCATCGATCGCGCCATCACCACTCCTGACGTCACAGATGTTACGTATCAAGATTGTCGCGTCATCCGCATTCGCCATGGCGCCCTGGTCGGTCATTTCTTGAAAGTGGGCTCCGACAGCAGACTGTGTATGGCTGAGACAGAGAGTATCAGCGAAACAGATG CTCAGTTCAAGTGTTACCAATTCTTCGGCCACGACCAGACAGACAGCGGTGGTGGCGGTGGCAGGGGGGCTGGTGGAGGGAGGGGTGGTGGCCgcagtggtggtggtgatggtgatgaccAGTGGCCCATGCTGTGCGTCTTGCAGGACCTGCGATCCAAGAGCTTTGTGGAGGTCAACGCCATTACTTCTCGACTGGTCACCGATCCAGACAGG AACCATGGACTTGGGAAGGACATCAAGCAAATCACGAAGCCAGACGGCCGATTCTTTATTCTGATCGCTACGGACAAAACGGCGAGCAAATATTGCCTGACACCGCTGATACTGCGTA AATATTACCTCCGTTTCGACGCCGTGGATGGCCTAAAACTGGAAAAACTGAAGAAACCCCCGTACTGCAACCCAGAGATCAAAAGGGCCTACGACTTCGAAATTGTTCCCACGGATATGAAATGCAAACCTGTCACCCTGTAG
- the LOC138945478 gene encoding uncharacterized protein isoform X2, translating into MAERLCPHPVMTPHVTSVSPLTSSVRTASYCPASPQQHQEVMGEYHFDLRDKRTSFHLTTRRNRGRSSLRHCISGLSELDRSGYTEFVLKKVNGENVRELAHTAIVCTLKKHLLSVESTKLTMTVHGTDECGRKQELKVIIELDYIYEDGSGSIGDKARAVYTIIVRVIDRAITTPDVTDVTYQDCRVIRIRHGALVGHFLKVGSDSRLCMAETESISETDAQFKCYQFFGHDQTDSGGGGGRGAGGGRGGGRSGGGDGDDQWPMLCVLQDLRSKSFVEVNAITSRLVTDPDRIYLSEPWTWEGHQANHEARRPILYSDRYGQNGEQILPDTADTA; encoded by the exons ATGGCGGAAAGACTTTGTCCTCACCCCGTGATGACGCCACACGTGACGTCAGTTTCACCGCTGACGTCATCAGTTCGGACGGCATCATATTGTCCAGCATCACCACAGCAACATCAGGAGGTGATGGGAGAGTACCACTTTGACCTACGGGACAAGAGGACTTCATTCCACTTGACCACTCGACGAAATAGGGGACGGAGTTCGCTGCGACACTGCATCTCCGGGCTGTCTGAGCTggacag ATCCGGTTACACGGAGTTCGTTCTCAAGAAAGTGAATGGTGAAAACGTCAGAGAGTTGGCCCACACAGCCATCGTCTGTACCTTAAAGAAACATTTGCTCTCCGTTGAATCAACGAAACTTACGATG ACAGTACACGGTACGGACGAATGTGGCAGAAAGCAAGAGCTGAAAGTGATCATCGAGCTGGACTATATCTACGAGGATGGATCGGGTAGCATTGGCGACAAAG CTCGGGCGGTGTACACCATCATCGTGCGTGTCATCGATCGCGCCATCACCACTCCTGACGTCACAGATGTTACGTATCAAGATTGTCGCGTCATCCGCATTCGCCATGGCGCCCTGGTCGGTCATTTCTTGAAAGTGGGCTCCGACAGCAGACTGTGTATGGCTGAGACAGAGAGTATCAGCGAAACAGATG CTCAGTTCAAGTGTTACCAATTCTTCGGCCACGACCAGACAGACAGCGGTGGTGGCGGTGGCAGGGGGGCTGGTGGAGGGAGGGGTGGTGGCCgcagtggtggtggtgatggtgatgaccAGTGGCCCATGCTGTGCGTCTTGCAGGACCTGCGATCCAAGAGCTTTGTGGAGGTCAACGCCATTACTTCTCGACTGGTCACCGATCCAGACAGG ATATATCTTTCAGAACCATGGACTTGGGAAGGACATCAAGCAAATCACGAAGCCAGACGGCCGATTCTTTATTCTGATCGCTACGGACAAAACGGCGAGCAAATATTGCCTGACACCGCTGATACTGCGTA A